A region of Gracilinanus agilis isolate LMUSP501 chromosome 3, AgileGrace, whole genome shotgun sequence DNA encodes the following proteins:
- the SLC23A3 gene encoding solute carrier family 23 member 3 — protein MNKQIHQPDPIPCLDSQASVPPRPAPQSPSPQSLDFLSAAPSWGLSWLLAVQHILVLASLLCVSHLLLLRGLPPGGLSYAPAQLLASSLFSCGLSTAMQTWMGSRLPLVQAPSFEFLIPALVLISQKPSHTTWAPGNNSGAPGPCVGTGCFTLGSWDESLREVSGLSYLWLYVLSIWDPACYPYAHFELLSPQLIPSSLSSASSRYCFLWSVFGSSLLYWALVSLRRSCLPLTSPHGCGCLTQAGSQRVARLASLLCIGLGLSPRLTQALTTIPLSVHGAVLGVNQAVILSMGFSYFYSTDIDSGRNVFIVGFAIFMALLLPRWLQDAPILNTGLSPVDVLLCSFLAEPVLLAGLLSFLLENTIPGTRLERGLPSRKEAQTSPKPGKDALEYELPAPLQKLFSFLPQSLRCLCPLPEDTGDEEQGRLEPRETTDLLPSPGI, from the exons ATGAACAAACAGATTCACCAGCCTGACCCGATCCCCTGTTTGGATTCCCAGGCCTCTGTGCCTCCACGGCCGGCTCCCCAAAGCCCCTCACCCCAGTCCTTGGATTTCCTCTCTGCTGCTCCTTCCTGGGGCCTCAGCTGGCTCTTGGCTGTACAG CACATTCTGGTCCTGGCCTCTTTGCTCTGTGTCTCCCACCTGCTACTGCTTCGTGGTCTTCCCCCAGGAGGACTTTCCTATGCCCCTGCCCAGCTTTTAGCATCCAGTCTCTTCTCATGTGGTCTGTCTACTGCCATGCAAACCTGGATGGGCAGCAG GCTGCCTCTGGTCCAGGCCCCATCCTTTGAGTTTCTCATTCCTGCTCTGGTATTGATCAGCCAAAAACCATCCCACACTACCTGGGCACCTGGAAACA ATTCCGGAGCACCAGGGCCATGTGTGGGAACAGGTTGCTTTACCTTGGGAAGCTGGGATGAATCTCTGAGAGAG GTGTCAG GCCTATCCTACTTATGGTTGTATGTTCTCAGCATCTGGGATCCTGCCTGCTACCCTTATGCCCACTTCGAACTCCTGTCCCCCCAACTCATACCCTCGTCCCTGTCTTCCGCCTCTTCTCG GTACTGCTTCCTGTGGTCTGTGTTTGGATCCTCTCTGCTTTACTGGGCCTTAGTTTCACTCCGAAGGAGCTGTCTGCCCCTAACATCCCCCCATGGCTGTGGCTGCCTCACCCAG GCTGGGTCTCAGAGAGTGGCAAGGCTTGCCAGCCTCTTGTGTATAGGATTGGGTCTCTCTCCACGACTGACACAGGCCCTCACCACCATTCCACTGTCAGTACATG GTGCTGTGCTGGGGGTGAATCAGGCAGTCATTTTATCTATGGGTTTTTCCTACTTCTACTCTACGGATATTGACTCAGGACGCAATGTCTTCATTGTTGGTTTTGCTATCTTCATGGCACTGCTGCTACCCCGATGGCTTCAGGATGCTCCCATTCTCAACACAG GTTTAAGTCCTGTGGATGTGCTGCTTTGCTCTTTTTTGGCGGAGCCTGTGCTCCTGGCGGGCCTCTTGAGCTTCCTCCTGGAGAACACTATCCCGG GAACTCGATTAGAGCGAGGTCTACCGTCTCGGAAAGAGGCTCAGACCTCTCCGAAGCCCGGAAAGGATGCTTTGGAATATGAACTGCCTGCTCCTTTACAAAAgctattctcctttcttccccaaagCCTACGATGCCTCTGTCCCCTACCCGAAGACACAGGGGATGAGGAGCAAGGGCGTTTGGAGCCAAGAGAGACCACAGACTTGTTGCCCAGCCCCGGGATCTAA
- the RETREG2 gene encoding reticulophagy regulator 2 codes for MLGHYVPGIMISYIVLLSILLWPLVVYHELIQRMYTRLEPLLMQLDYSMKAEAEALHHKHDKRKRQMRSMPPGGDEPMAETESESEAELAGFSPVVDVKKTALALAITDSELSDEEASILESGGFSVSRATTPQLTDVSEDLDQQSLPSEPEEALSRDLGEGEEAELAPPEDLLDHEHTLSKQALDSEEEEEVVAKGTLLQLTSPLHFVNTHFNGAGSPRAGIRAPLGGPVESLSPELESDSLNTVPSTLSTPLCHAESSKVSSSSVLPPISQDFPLPALAPEEEEETLTSEDFELLDQRELEQLEVELGLGPGTPPEPPGAPLPALPDQKAGATVEP; via the exons ATGCTGGGACATTATGTTCCAGGGATTATGATTTCCTACATTGTCC TGCTGAGCATCCTGCTGTGGCCCCTGGTGGTTTACCACGAGCTCATCCAGAGGATGTACACACGTCTGGAGCCCCTGCTCATGCAGCTGGATTACAGCATGAAAGCCGAGGCTGAGGCCCTACATCACAAACATGACAAGAGGA AGCGGCAAATGAGGAGCATGCCCCCAGGAGGTGATGAGCCAATGGCAGAAACTGAGAGTGAAAGTGAGGCTGAGCTGGCTGGCTTCTCCCCTGTG GTAGATGTGAAGAAAACAGCACTTGCCTTGGCTATTACCGACTCAGAACTGTCAGATGAAGAGGCCTCTATTTTGGAGAGTGGTGGCTTTTCCGTATCCCGTGCCACTACTCCACAACTGACAGATGTCTCTGAGG ATTTGGACCAGCAGAGCTTGCCAAGTGAGCCAGAGGAGGCATTAAGCAGGGAtcttggagaaggggaagaagcagAATTAGCCCCTCCTGAGGACCTGCTGGACCATGAACATACCCTTTCAAAACAGGCACTGGActctgaggaggaagaagaggtggtGGCCAAGGGGACCTTGCTTCAACTCACTTCCCCACTGCACTTTGTGAACACGCACTTCAATGGGGCAGGATCTCCCAGGGCTGGGATCAGGGCTCCCCTTGGGGGACCAGTGGAGTCACTTAGCCCTGAGCTAGAGAGTGATTCCCTTAACACTGTGCCCAGTACCCTGTCAACCCCACTTTGCCATGCTGAAAGCAGCAAAGTCTCCTCCTCCTCAGTCCTCCCGCCTATTTCCCAGGACTTTCCCCTGCCTGCCCTTGcccctgaggaggaggaggaaacacTGACCTCTGAGGACTTTgagttactggatcaaagggagtTGGAGCAGCTGGAGGTGGAGCTGGGATTGGGGCCAGGCACACCCCCAGAACCTCCTGGTGCTCCTCTTCCTGCACTGCCAGACCAAAAGGCTGGGGCTACTGTGGAACCCTGA
- the CNPPD1 gene encoding protein CNPPD1: MDLSGLLLDEEGAFSLAGFQEFTFLPGHQKLSERVRKRLYYGWDPDCGLEELSSPVADIAVELLQKAAPSPIRRLQKKYVSHVSREACISPCAMMLALVYIERLRHRNPDYLQHVSSSDLFLISMMVASKYLYDEGEEEEVFNDEWGAAGGMAVPTLNALERGFLNAMDWSLYTDPREIFEVLSWLEGCVAEQQGRRRGWYTYTDLCVLLEQRTWQLALGSLCQRLAKLACLLALAYVSSVTVAVASVTILHQTLGLHGTPPPGPPDLGCFAPKCPLEPCSLSSASGPQFLTPSANTSQNLVGEMGLHSLWGSLLATLTPSPLPPPLLLGTPAPQPCPLCRQLQIDSPTHHACQNTNYSTTTRPLNPWYSLPGQAPPWSWSPGAPVLPQPQQCSLFGAMELARLKSFIFPG, from the exons ATGGACCTGTCTGGGCTCCTGCTGGACGAAGAGGGCGCCTTCTCGCTTGCGGGCTTCCAGGAATTCACG tttcttcctggACACCAAAAACTAAGTGAGCGAGTAAGGAAGAGACTTTACTATGGCTGGGACCCTGATTGTGGCCTAGAAGAACTATCTAGCCCTGTGGCAG ACATTGCTGTGGAGTTGCTCCAGAAGGCAGCCCCAAGTCCTATTCGCCGGCTCCAGAAGAAATATGTATCTCATGTGTCCCG GGAAGCATGTATTTCTCCATGTGCCATGATGTTGGCCTTAGTCTATATTGAACGGCTCCGACACAGAAACCCTGACTATTTACAACATGTGTCATCTTCTGACCTATTCCTTATCTCTATG ATGGTGGCTAGCAAGTACCTGTATgatgaaggggaagaggaggaggtctTCAATGATGAATGGGGGGCTGCAGGAGGTATGGCAGTGCCTACCCTTAATGCTCTGGAGAGAGGCTTCCTGAATGCCATG GACTGGAGCCTCTACACTGACCCTCGGGAGATCTTTGAGGTGCTGAGTTGGCTGGAGGGCTG CGTGGCTGAGCAGCAGGGTCGTCGCCGCGGCTGGTATACCTATACAGACTTATGTGTGCTGTTGGAGCAACGGACCTGGCAGTTGGCTTTGGGCTCCCTGTGTCAGCGTTTGGCCAAG TTGGCCTGCCTGCTAGCCTTGGCTTATGTAAGCAGTGTGACTGTGGCTGTGGCCTCTGTGACCATCCTGCACCAGACTTTGGGGCTACATGGCACTCCCCCACCTGGACCCCCTGATCTTGGTTGTTTTGCCCCCAAATGCCCACTGGAACCTTGTTCTCTGTCTTCAGCTTCTGGCCCACAGTTCCTAACCCCATCTGCTAACACCTCCCAAAATCTAGTGGGGGAAATGGGACTGCATTCATTGTGGGGAAGCCTTTTGGCTACGCTGACTCCTTCTCCACTGCCTCCACCACTTTTACTGGGCACCCCAGCTCCTCAGCCCTGCCCCCTTTGTCGGCAGCTCCAGATAGACTCCCCAACACACCATGCCTGTCAGAATACCAACTATTCAACCACAACAAGGCCTCTTAATCCCTGGTATTCTCTACCTGGCCAAGCCCCACCCTGGTCCTGGAGCCCCGGTGCCCCAGTCCTTCCCCAGCCACAACAGTGCTCCTTGTTTGGTGCTATGGAGCTGGCCCGCCTCAAATCTTTTATCTTTCCAGGATAG